In Kytococcus sedentarius DSM 20547, the sequence CGGGGACGACATCCGTCCCGAGAACCGGGGGCGCGCCGAGGCGCTGCGGGACCTCGAACAGGCGGTGGCGGGCAAGGAGGAGGAGGTCCTCGCGCTGCGGGCCGAGGTGGACTCCGCCGTGGAGCAGGAGGTGGGATCGCCGGGATCCGACGACCCGCTGGTGCGCGCGGCCGGCCTCTCGGAGGTCTCCGGCCCGGGTCTGGAGGTGGTCCTGGACGACTCCCCGCTGCGAGGCGACGAGGTGCCCGAGGGATTCGGGGCCAACGACCTGGTGATCCACCAGGAGCAGCTGCAGGCGGTGGTCAACGCGATGTGGGCCGGGGGTGCGGAGGCCGTGCAGCTCATGGACCAGCGCCTGGTCTCCACCTCGGCCGTGCGCTGCGTGGGCAACACGCTGATCCTCCAGGGGCGGGTGTACTCGCCGCCCTTCGTCGTGCGGGCCATCGGACCCGCAGACGACATGCGCGCGCAGCTGGACGCCTCCCTGGAGGTGCAGCTGATGCGGGAGTACACCTCCCTGCTGCAGCTCGGCTACACGGAGGACCCGGTGGACTCGATGACGGTCCCGGCCTTCCGCGGGGAGCTCCAGCTGGCTGCCACGCCGGCTGCCACCGACGCCTGAGGGAGCGTGCCGGAGCCCACCGGGCTCACGGGGGGCGGACTCAGGACCGCGAGGGTGAGGTCGGCTCGGGCGAGGTGGGCTCCGGGGAGGTGGGGCCCGGCGAGCTGGGGTCGCCCGTGGGGGTGGGTTCGGTGGACGGGCTGGGGTCGGCCGACCGCTCCGTCGGGTCCGGTTCGGACGTGGTCGGTTCCGAGGTGCTGGGGTCCGGTTCGGAGGTGGTGGGGTCGGGCTCCGTGGTGGTGGGGTCGGGTTCGGAGGTGGTGGGGTCGGGCTCCGTGGTGGTGGGGTCGGGTTCCGACGTGGTCGGGTCCGGCTCGGAGGTCGTGGGGTCGGGTTCCGACGTGGTGGGGTCCGGCTCGGAGGTCGTCGGGTCCGGTTCCGACGTGGTCGGGTCGGGCTCCGAGGTGGTCGGGTCGGGCTCCGTGGTCGTGGGGTCGGGTTCCGACGTGGTCGGGTCCGGCTCGGAGGTGGTGGGGTCGGGTTCGGAGGTGGTGGGGTCGGGCTCGGTCGTGGTGGGGTCGGGCTCGGTCGTGGTCGGGTCGGGCTCGGTCGTGGTCGTGGGGTCCGGGCCCGGCTCGGTGGTGGGCTGCCCCCCATCGGTCGGGGGGAGCTCCGGCGTGCTCGGCGGGGGCACGGGGACGCCGCCCGGGCCGCTGGTCGTCGGGTCCGGCGTCTGGGAGGTGGAGGGTCCGGCGTCCGACGACTCGTTCCCGCCGGAGGACTCCTCGCGGGAGGACTCCCCACCGGAGGAGTCGCTGGGGCTCTGGTCGCTGCTCGAGGACTCACTGGAGGAGGGGTCGCCCGACGAGCCCGAGGGGGCAGGGCTGTTCTCGGTCGAGGCGACCACCAGCGTCACGGCCGATCCGCGCTCCACGGCGGTGTCCGGGCCGGGGGTCTGCTCCAGGACGGTGCCCAGCGGGGCCTCGTCCACCCGTCCCTCGATGCGGACCTCCAGATCGGCATCCTTCAGGATCTCCTCGGCCTCCTGCTGGCTCTTGCCGCGGACGTCCGGGACGGAGACCGACCCGCGCTCGTTGCTCCAGTTGTCGATGCCGGCGGCCACCCCCGCGGCGACGCCGACGAGGGCCAGGCCCGCGACGGGCCACGCCCACCACGGCACACCCTCCCGACGGGCCCGGCGGCTGAACCGTC encodes:
- a CDS encoding DUF881 domain-containing protein; protein product: MRPLWRTAVPVVTVAAGLLFGISASVADGDDIRPENRGRAEALRDLEQAVAGKEEEVLALRAEVDSAVEQEVGSPGSDDPLVRAAGLSEVSGPGLEVVLDDSPLRGDEVPEGFGANDLVIHQEQLQAVVNAMWAGGAEAVQLMDQRLVSTSAVRCVGNTLILQGRVYSPPFVVRAIGPADDMRAQLDASLEVQLMREYTSLLQLGYTEDPVDSMTVPAFRGELQLAATPAATDA